Genomic segment of Edaphobacter bradus:
GCTATGGAGAATTATCTGTCGAATGGGAAAAATATCTTGACAATCTTCGTTTGCTGTTTCTAGTATCACGCATGTTTTCCCGCCACTGCAGAAAATGAGGGCGTAACACTCCTCGTCCGCGACGGCTTTGATGTTCGGGAATTGGATCAAGGGCTGCGCCGATAGTGTCAAGTCTGGAGGGAAAACGAATGACGTTGGGAAGAGGGGCTATCGACGAACTGCCAGTCCGCATCGCACCGACTTCATCTATGCGAAACGGATCCGGCCGGGTCCGCTGGTGGATCGCCTGGACGCTCTTCTTTTCGACGGTGACGAACTACATCAGCCGGCAGACCTTCTCGGTTCTGTCGCCGATGATCGCCCGCGAGTTCCACTTCACTCACACTGATCTCGCAAAGGTATTCGGCACGTTCCAGGTGTCGTACGCGCTGACGTGGCTTCTGGGCGGCATCCTGCTTGACGCAATTGGAGTGCAGCTGGGGCTGGCCCTGGCGGCGATCCTCTGGTCGGTGGTCAACATCTTCACCGGATTCGCGAGCTCTGTTTTCGGATTTGCCGCCTTTCGCTTCATGCTCGGAATCGGGGAAGGATTCAACTGGCCTGCCGCCAGCAAAACGGTGGCCGAATGGTTTCCGAGCCAGGAACGCAGCCTTGCGGTAGCAATCTTTGACAGCGGATCAAGTGTGGGGGGAGCCTTGGCTGCTATCGGCATTCCGTGGATTGCGTTGGCGCTGAGCTGGCGCTGGGCGTTCGCATTCTCGGGGCTGCTGGGATTCGTTTGGCTCGTCGCGTGGTTTCGCGTCTACCATCCACTCGATCGTCATCCACGGGTAACGCGGGACGAAGCCGCCTACATCCGTTCCGGCCAGGAAGTGGCCTGCAAGTCCGGCCTGCGCGGCCTGCAGCGGTATCTCCAGCTGATGAAAGATCCTAACGTGTGGGGCATTGTGTTGGGTCGCAGCCTTACCGATCCCATCTGGTGGTTTTATGTTTTCTGGCTGCCCCAGTACTTGAGCGACGCGCGCGGATTCAGCCTGCGGAGCATCGCGCTGTTTGCCTGGATCCCATTCGTTGCCGCCGACATCGGCAACTTTACCGGTGGCTGGATTTCCAGCTACTGCATTAGGCGTGGCGTTCCGGTGGTTCGCGCGCGGAAGGCCGTTTGTGCTGTCAGCGTGATTCCGATTCTGGCTGGAGTACCAGCGGCCCATCTGCACAACGTGTACCTTGCGATGGCGCTGATATGCGTCGCCTTATGGGGTTTTGCCAGTTGGTCAACCATGGGACTGACCTTGCCGTCGGATCTGTTTCCGCAGGATGTAGTTGCCACCGTTACAGGACTCAGCGGCTTTGCCGCCGGACTGATCGGGGCTGCGTTTACCTATGCCGTTGGTATCCTGGTCGACCGGTTTTCCTACGGTCCCGCCTTCCTTGCCGCTGGCTTGCTGCCGGTGGTTGCAACCATCTGTGTCTTCGCACTTATTCGTCCAGTGAAGACCAAACCATTGAGTTACTAGGTGCCAGCGGAGAGGATCGTCTGTCCCTGCCGCAACACTGACGTTACGTGAAAACAGCGAAGCAAATGATTAAGGAGAAGTGATGAGCACGTTTACTACCGCAATCAAGCAATTCAAGTGTGGATCCATGAAAGTTGAGGTTCACGAGACGAGGCAGGCTGCAGGCCAGGCTGCAGCGGAGGCCGCAGCAACCGCATTCCGCCACGCGGGTCACGATGGCAAAGACATTCCAGTTATTTTTGCGACTGGCGCCTCGCAACTGGAGACACTTCGCGCACTGACTCAGATCGGCAATATTCCCTGGGAGCGGGTGCAAGCCTTCCATATGGATGAATACGTGGGCATGGCGCCCGACCATCCAGCCTCGTTTCGCCGCTACCTGCATGAGAACCTGGTGCGAAAAGTTCCTCTGAAGCAATTCTACGAGATCGATGGAACTGAACCCGACCCAGCTCGCGTGTGCGAGGACTATGCGAGCGCTGTTCGAGCCGCCAGGCCTCAGGTATGCCTGTTGGGGATTGGCGAAAACGGACACCTGGCTTTCAACGATCCACACGTTGCGGACTTCTACGATCCTCTCGACGTGAAGATCGTGGATCTGGATGATCCGTGCCGCGTACAGCAAGCCGCGGAGGGCTGGTTCGAGAGCTTCGAGAAAGTGCCGCCCACGGCCATGACTCTTACGATCCCGACGCTGTTTCGTGTGCCCAGGCTGATCGCATCGGTGCCTGGCGTGCGAAAGGCCAGCATCGTCCGGCGCGCTCTTACAGAACCAATCTCACGCGATTGTCCGGCGACGATTCTTCGCACCCACCCGGATGCGACTCTCTTTCTCGATATGGAATCTGCGGCCGAACTGGACGGATTTTAATCAACTCTCGATCGAGCGCAATGGCAGCCAACAGCCATGCAGCACGCAAGCCTATTCAACTGGAGGAACGGGACCACAAATGAAACGCACGATTCTCGCTTATTGTCTCGCCTTTTCATCGCTGTCGACGGTTACCGTCTCCGGCAATCTTGCGCGCGCGCAGGCTGTCGCAAGTGCGCAGATCTCCGGCGTCGTGACGGATGCCTCGGGGGCTGCCATACCTGGTGCGACGATCACCGCAACGCAAATCGCAACCGCCACTGTCAGGACGACGGTAAGCAGCGCCAACGGAATCTATGTATTGTCAGCTCTCCCCATTGGACCTTATAAGCTGCGAGTGGCAGCGCAGGGATTCGAAACGTATATTCAGACCGGGATCACCCTCCAGGTCAACGAGAGCCCAAAAGTCAATATCACCCTCAACGTGGGACAGGTCACCGAGCAGGTGGTTGTGAACTCGGAAGCTGCCATGGTACAGACCGACACGACGTCCGTTTCGCAGGTGATTGACCAGGCGCGAATGACCGAGCTTCCGCTCAACGGTCGCCAGCCCACGGATCTCATCATGTTAGCAGGAGGAGCAACGGATACGCCTCCAAGGTACAGCGACTTGACCGGCAGCAAGAACTATAGCTCGGGCACCGCCATCTCTGTTTTCGGCGGGCAGTCTAACGGAACAAACTATCTGCTCGATGGCGGCGAGAATATCGACACTTTCTCCAACGTGAACCTTCCGTTGCCTTTCCCTGACGCGCTTCAGGAATTCAGCGTTGAGACCAGCTCGCTTTCGGCACGCTACGGCTCGCACCCGGGAGCCGTTGTGAACGCGGTAACAAAGTCCGGAACGAATCAGATTCACGGCAGTCTTTTCGAATTCGTTCGCAACGGGGCAGTCAACGCGGCAAACGCTTATAGCCACAAAGTTGACCCGTTAAAGAGAAATCAGTTCGGTGGAACCGTGGGCGGGCCGATCCTCAGGGGTAAAGTATTCGGCTTTTTCGGACTTCAAGAAACGGTGACACGCACTACGCCTTCGGGGTATACCTCTTACCTGCCTACCCAGGCCGTACTGAATGGAGACTTTAGCACGTTTGATGCCCTTGCCACGAACGGAGGATGTCAGGCGAAAGCAGCAGTCACGCTAAAAGATCCGAACGGAGGAACATTCGCAGGTAACAAGATTCCTACATCCCGGTTCAATCAACAGGCGCTTAACCTCGTGAAGCATCTTCCCATGCCTACAGATCCGTGCGGGAAGCTTGTATATTCGATTCCACAGCCTCAGAGCGAGCGTCAGATTCTTGGCCGTGTTGACACCAATATCAGCGCGAGGCAGAACATCTTCGGCCACTATTTCAGCGGAGATTACCTGCGCCCCGGACACTATAGCGATTCGAATATCCTGCTAGCGCAAGTGTCCGGCGTGGTGGACCACAGCAAGTCCATCGTGATGGGCGACACCTACACAATCTCTCCTACCATTGTGAACTCCGCCCACCTTGGCTATACGCGCTTGGCAGTTACGCGCGGACCGGCTCCAAATGGGATTAACCTTGCCTCACTGGGCGTAAATATTCCGTATCAACCTTTGTCTAACTTTCTTTCTCTTTCTGTCCCGTCATACTTTAGTGTCGGCTGCGGAACCTGCTCGTCGGCTAACCTGACTCAGAACAATATCCAGTTAGCAGACGATATGGATATAGTTCGCGGACGGCAGCACATCTCGCTGGGAGTCGAATGGGTCAACCACAAAGACGTGATCGTGTTCTGGGGGTTGGCGGCCGGACAGTTCGGCTTTAGCAATAACAACACGGGAGACGCTCTCGCCGACTTCATGCTCGGCCTTCCGAGGAGCTTCACACAAGCAAACAAGCAGCGCTTTGATGGTAACCAGAATTACTTCGGAGCGTACGTCCATGATGTCGTCCAATTCAATAAGAGATTGACCGCCCAGCTTGGCGTGCGCTGGGAGCCAAACCTGTGGGGAAATGAAAGAGCCAACCGAATGCAGCACTTTGATATGGCTGCCTTCAACGTCGGTACCGTCAGCAACGTATATCCAAACGCCCCGGCTGGTTTGTTGTTTCCAGGGGATAAGGGCGTAGGGCAGACTTTTGCGCAGAACCATCCCTGGAAGTTCGAACCACGCGCGGGTATTTCCTGGGATCCTACAGGGACTGGCCACCAGATTATTCGAGCCGGCTATGGGCTCTTCTATGATGTGCTGTCGCTGGGTTACTGGGAAGATCAAACAGCAGATGCTCCCTGGGGCTATCAAATTTCTCTGAACAACCCTGTGGGAGGATTCTCAAATCCATGGGCTGGATATCCGGGGGGAAGTCCATTTCCGACTCCTCAACCGCCTTCCAGGAACGTGGCATTCCCGGCTCAAGGATCCTATATTACGTATCCGTCCAACATGCGCCAGATGTACACCAACCAGTGGAATCTGATGTATGAGATTCAGCCGTTCTCAAACTGGGTATTTTCCGCAGGGTATGTTGGTAACAAGACCATTCATGTTTTGAGCGGAGAGAACATTAATGCCTCTGTGTACGCACCGGGAAGCTGCCCCACGCCCAACGACCCTACGTCCACGGTCTGCGCCGCGCTCCGAAAGACGTCGAACTCGAGACGAGCGCTCTATTTGAAGAACCCGGCCCTTGGAGCGGTATATTCCGATATTAACCAGGCCGACGACAACGGAATTGCGGGTTACAACGGCTTGCTTCTCAAAGGCCAGCATCGGTTCAGCTCGAACTATACGATTCTGGCGAACTACACCTACTCCCACTGCCTCGGCAACGCTGAATTCTCCACCGACTTCGCGTTTCAGCAGACGCAGGACCCCAATAATCTGAATGGCGAACGAGGCAACTGCAGCACCGACATTCGGCATATCGCCAATATTTCGTTCGTTGGAGTGTCTCCTGCTCTTTCGAATCGTTTGGCTAACACTCTGGTCGGTCGCTGGAAGCTGTCGCCGATTGTGACCAGGCATAGTGGTACATGGTTTACCCCGAGTAGCGGTTTCGATTATTCTCTGACGAATATCAATAATGACCGCCCGAATCTGACGGGAAATCCCTATCAACGCGATGTGAAGCATCTTACATGGCTCACTGCCACCGGATTTACCCCAAACGCATGGGGAACCTTTGGCAATGTCAGGCGGAATTCAGTGCGAGGCCCCGGATGGATAAACGTGAATGTGGCCTTGAGCAGGGAATTTGCTATCCGCGAACAGCAACGATTCGAATTCCGTTTCGAGGCGTTCAACCTTGCCAACCACGCCAACTACAATAGCCTGAGCACTAACCTGTCGAGCAGCTCTTTTGGGAAGATTCAGGGCGCTGCCGATCCGCGCATTCTGCAGATCGCTGGGAAGTTCACGTTCTAACCTCCATATGGCCTCCTCTCCCCGCTCACGTGGTGTCTGTACATCAGGTGAGCAGGGAGAAGGGGGCCATTTCGTATCTGAAGCCATCAGGAGCCTGCACGCTCGCCAACTGGGACTTTCTCGGGCCACAGTGTCAGTTCTGCCTAACTTTGTCGAACATGCATCCACAAGCGTTGCGCAACGGCTTTAGCAGACGCCGTGTGAAAGCATTCAACGATCAGACAGCAAATTAACGTATACGCGTCCCTTACGACCTGGATGCGTGAACTGAAGGAGTAGAAGAATGATTCATTCGACAAGCGAGCGGTTGCATGTGCCTAAGAATTTGTCGTGCCGTGCAATCCTGCTCTGCTTCAGTATTGTTGCTTTTCATGGTTTGAGCACAGCACAACTGTCCCGACTTCAGGGCGGGGAAGCTGCTGCACAAGAACAGTCGAAGCGCCCTAATGTCCAGCTTGCGGATCCAAAGCTGGAAGCCCGGGTGAATGAGCTTCTACAAAAGATGACCCTGGAGGAAAAGATTGGACAGCTTGTTCAGTATCATGCTGACGATCACGTTGCTCCGCCGCGATCTCCGGGGGCGGGCAAAGCAGCCAATGCAACTGCGAACCTCGCAGCCAATCCTGTGACCCACGTTAAAGTGGATGCTTTTCGACTTGCCGAAACTGGAATGCTCGGTTCGACGTTGAACACCATTGGAGCGGAGCGCACGAACAAACTTCAGCATGCGGCAGTCGAGAAGAGTCGACTCCACATTCCTCTACTCTTCGGGGCCGATGTCATTCACGGTTTTCGGACGGTATACCCCGTGCCGTTAGGGCTGGCAGCCAGCTTTGATCCTGATCTTGTTTCATCGCTTTCGCACATGGCCGCGGAAGAGGCCACGACCGCTGGAGTTCGTTGGTTCTATTCACCGATGGTAGACATCAGCCGCGATGCACGCTGGGGACGGTCAACGGAAGGAGCAGGAGAAGATCCCTACCTTGGCTCAGCGATGGCGAGAGCTTATGTGAAGGGCTATCAGGGGAATGACCTCTCGCAGCCAGGCAATGTTGCGGTGTCCGTAAAGCACTTTGCCGCCTACGGTGCAGCCGAGGCGGGCAGAGAATACAACACGACGGACATGTCGGAGATCACCCTGCGACAGGTTTATCTGCAACCCTACAAGGCTGCTGTTGAGGCCGGGGCCGCGACGCTGATGAGTGCGTTTAACTCCCTCAATGGAGTTCCATCCTCGGCGAATCCGTTTCTTCTTACAAAGATCCTTCGCGACGAGTGGAAGTTCGATGGCTTTGTAGTAAGCGACTTTACAGCGGTGATGGAGTTGACACATCACGGCATCGCTCTCGACGCGGCGTCGGCAACGAGCAAGGCACTCACCGCGGGTGTGGATGTCGATATGATGTCGCACTACTACGATACCGAACTCCCTGAACTGGTTCGGTCGGGCAAGGTTCCAATGGCAGTTGTGGATGAAGCCGTTCGTAGAGTCTTGCGAGTGAAGTTTGCCCTGGGTCTTTTCGAGCATCCGTATGCTGAGGGGACCGAGGTTACGGCTGCTGTTACGGAACATAGACCACTGGCGCGCAAAGCGGCGGAGGAATCGTTTGTTCTTCTGAAGAATGAAAAGCTGGCGAGCGGCACCCCTGTTCTTCCACTCCAGCCCAGCGTTAGGAGAATCGCTCTCATTGGCCCCCTGGCAGATAGTGCCTCCAATATGGGTGGTGCGTGGGGAGGGGCGGGACAACATAGCGACGTGATCACCGTTAAAGCTGCGTTGGAAGAGCGCTCTCAACGAGAAGGCCGTTCGCTCATCTATGCCAAGGGCACAGAGATCTCTGGTGATTCCGAAGCCGACATTGTGGCGGCCGTAGAAGCAGCCAAAGCGTCAGACGTCGCGATTCTCGCGCTGGGCGAATCCAATCAAATGAGCGGAGAAGCGGGGTCCCGCGCACACCTCGATCTGCCGGGCAAGCAACAGAAGCTTCTTGAAGCCGTAGCTGCCACCGGGAAGCCAATTGTTTTACTCGTATTCTCCGGTCGTCCCCTGGTCCTGGACTGGGCCGCCAGAAATGTGTCAGCAATTATGGCGGTCTGGTTTCCCGGCGTTGAAGCCGGTCCGGCAATCGCAGATGTCCTATATGGCGATGTGTCGCCCAGCGGCAAACTTCCCATGAGCTTTCCGCGTGCTGTGGGGCAGGAGCCGCTCTATTACAACCAGTTGCCGACCGGGCGGCCACCAATGGATGCCGATCTCTCAAACCCGCCAACATCGAACTCCCGCTTCATCTCCCGTTACATCGATGTCCCAAACGACGCGCTCTTCGCCTTCGGGCATGGTCTTTCCTACACCCAATTCGCTTACTCTGGGGTCCGGCTATCCAAGCCAGGTATCCAGCTTAAGCAGGTTACTGAAAATGGGACCTCACCGTTGATCATCGCTACGGCAACGATTTCGAACACTGGAAATCGGAGGGCAACGGAAGTGGTGCAGTGTTACGTCAGAAATCTAGGTGCGAGCATTGAACAGCCTGTAAGAAGTTTGAAGGGATTCCAGCGGGTGACTCTCAATCCCGGTGAATCGAGAGATGTGACCTTTAATCTGGGCTTTGATGAGCTCGCCTTCTACAACATTCACAGCAAAGCAGTGATGGAGCCAACGGAGTACACCGTCTGGATCGGCGGTAGCTCACTTGCAACGGAGAATGCTAAATTTACCGTTGCCCCTTAACTGTCTGTCTGCGTTCAGGTTTTGTATGGGACACATTCATGCGTCGAGGCCTTCGATGTGCACGGCGTTGGGAGTCAGTCGGCGAGCATTGAAGTGCCCTAGTGGCGCCGTGCTTGGGACCTGATCAGCGCGACGTTCTCACCAAGTCGTTCGGTGCATGAACAATTTGCACCAGAGCCCGAACAATTCCCCACACCAAAACCAGATGGAGGATCGATGAACGTCGGTATGAACCCTATGAAAGCACCAAAGGCTCTGGCTGCATTTCTCTTAGGTTTTGTTTCCATATCCGGTACTGCCATAGCAGACCAGAACTATTCGCAGCAGGTTTTCTTCGAGAACAGCACCTCGCCGGATTCGTACTATTACAGTTCCGGCAAGGTGTCCGCTCCAAGCATCGTGAAACTTGTCGATAACAAACTACCTATCGAGACCTCGCATTTCATCAGCGGCCCCAACGCGCTTGAATTGCAATGGCAATCGATGCCCAACGGTGGATGGACTGCCGAGATCGACCTCAACGACTGGCGCAATCGGAATGTGCACTTTACCGGAGATAGTCTCTTCTTTTGGATTTATGCAAAGGACGGAATACGCGCCGCTGATCTTCCCAAGATTGCTCTGCGCGGTTTTAACCGTGACTTTACAGGGCTGTTGCCAGTCATAGAATACGCAAGTCATGACTTTACGGGATCGTTGCCGATCGGAACATTCACGAATGATATCGAACCGGGCAAATGGATACGTGTGCAGATTCCTCTATCGCGCTTCACGAGCACATCTCTGCGGCCTTTCGATATACATCGAATTGCATCGATCATCTTTGCGCAGGGTGCGAGTGATGCAAAGTCCCACACACTCTATATAGATGACATCCGCATTGAAGACGCGCCGTCAGCCAGGCAACAAGCACCAGCGACACCGACAAATCTGGCGGCAAAGGGGTATGAGCGGCACGTCGATCTGACATGGGAAGCAGCGCAAGACCCAACTGTCGCGCAATATGTCATCTATCGCTCTATCCATGGCGAGCCATATCAGGCAATTGGGGTGCAGCGATATGGGGTCAACCGGTTTTCCGACTACATCGGAGACCCACACGCGACGGCATCCTACAAGATCTCTGCACGCACATCATCGCTGAATGAGTCTCCTCTGTCATCTGCTGTTACAGGAAGCACGCATCCCATGTCTGATGACGAATTACTGACGATGGTGGAGGAGGCGTCCTTCCGCTATTACTGGGAGGCCAATGAGCCTAACTCCGGCATGGCCCGGGAATCAACTCCAGGTGCCGACGATATCGTTGCCGTTGGTGCGAGCGGTTTCGGAATCATGTCGATGGTCGTAGCTTCCGATCGAGGATTTATTACGCGCCAACAAGCTGTGGACCGTCTTCTCCACATCACAAATTTCCTTGCCAAAGCAGATCGTTATCATGGAGTGTGGCCGCACTTTCTTAGCGGCAGCACCGGCCATACTGTCGCTGTCTTTGGCATATATGATGACGGGGCCGATCTTGTAGAGACGTCGTTTCTCATGCAAGGTCTTCTGACCGCGCGCCAATACTTCGATCGGGACAACAAGGACGAACACGAGCTTCGCGATAACATCACAGCGTTATGGAAAGGGGTGGAGTGGGATTGGTTCCGGGCAACACCAAACAAAGATGCTCTCTATTGGCACTGGTCGCCTAACTTCGCATTTCACATCGCCAACCGCTTGCAAGGTTGGAATGAAGTAATGATCACGTATATGCTCGCGATCGCCTCACCCACTCATCCTGTTCCACCAAGCCTCTATTACACAGGGTACGCTGGGGAGGGAGTTAAAGATCACCTGTATGGAGTACGAAATACCCATTACGGTATCACTCTTGACATGATCCACGCGCCGTCCTCGCCTGGGCCTCTTTTCTTCACTCATTATTCTTATTTGGGCTATG
This window contains:
- a CDS encoding glucoamylase family protein is translated as MNVGMNPMKAPKALAAFLLGFVSISGTAIADQNYSQQVFFENSTSPDSYYYSSGKVSAPSIVKLVDNKLPIETSHFISGPNALELQWQSMPNGGWTAEIDLNDWRNRNVHFTGDSLFFWIYAKDGIRAADLPKIALRGFNRDFTGLLPVIEYASHDFTGSLPIGTFTNDIEPGKWIRVQIPLSRFTSTSLRPFDIHRIASIIFAQGASDAKSHTLYIDDIRIEDAPSARQQAPATPTNLAAKGYERHVDLTWEAAQDPTVAQYVIYRSIHGEPYQAIGVQRYGVNRFSDYIGDPHATASYKISARTSSLNESPLSSAVTGSTHPMSDDELLTMVEEASFRYYWEANEPNSGMARESTPGADDIVAVGASGFGIMSMVVASDRGFITRQQAVDRLLHITNFLAKADRYHGVWPHFLSGSTGHTVAVFGIYDDGADLVETSFLMQGLLTARQYFDRDNKDEHELRDNITALWKGVEWDWFRATPNKDALYWHWSPNFAFHIANRLQGWNEVMITYMLAIASPTHPVPPSLYYTGYAGEGVKDHLYGVRNTHYGITLDMIHAPSSPGPLFFTHYSYLGYDPRGWRDKYANYFVNNRNEALVSQAYSIANPNHFKGHGADTWGLTAVDGPNGYREYKPLAPNDGVTAPPRDNQHVYTATDDGTIAPTGAISSFAYTPEQSMLALKHYYRDLGTQVWSIYGFRDAFNQQENWYSEITMGLNQAPMAVMIENGRTGLVWRYFMSNPEISHMQQAIGLTKDAH
- a CDS encoding 6-phosphogluconolactonase codes for the protein MKVEVHETRQAAGQAAAEAAATAFRHAGHDGKDIPVIFATGASQLETLRALTQIGNIPWERVQAFHMDEYVGMAPDHPASFRRYLHENLVRKVPLKQFYEIDGTEPDPARVCEDYASAVRAARPQVCLLGIGENGHLAFNDPHVADFYDPLDVKIVDLDDPCRVQQAAEGWFESFEKVPPTAMTLTIPTLFRVPRLIASVPGVRKASIVRRALTEPISRDCPATILRTHPDATLFLDMESAAELDGF
- a CDS encoding MFS transporter, whose product is MTLGRGAIDELPVRIAPTSSMRNGSGRVRWWIAWTLFFSTVTNYISRQTFSVLSPMIAREFHFTHTDLAKVFGTFQVSYALTWLLGGILLDAIGVQLGLALAAILWSVVNIFTGFASSVFGFAAFRFMLGIGEGFNWPAASKTVAEWFPSQERSLAVAIFDSGSSVGGALAAIGIPWIALALSWRWAFAFSGLLGFVWLVAWFRVYHPLDRHPRVTRDEAAYIRSGQEVACKSGLRGLQRYLQLMKDPNVWGIVLGRSLTDPIWWFYVFWLPQYLSDARGFSLRSIALFAWIPFVAADIGNFTGGWISSYCIRRGVPVVRARKAVCAVSVIPILAGVPAAHLHNVYLAMALICVALWGFASWSTMGLTLPSDLFPQDVVATVTGLSGFAAGLIGAAFTYAVGILVDRFSYGPAFLAAGLLPVVATICVFALIRPVKTKPLSY
- a CDS encoding carboxypeptidase-like regulatory domain-containing protein, with translation MTDASGAAIPGATITATQIATATVRTTVSSANGIYVLSALPIGPYKLRVAAQGFETYIQTGITLQVNESPKVNITLNVGQVTEQVVVNSEAAMVQTDTTSVSQVIDQARMTELPLNGRQPTDLIMLAGGATDTPPRYSDLTGSKNYSSGTAISVFGGQSNGTNYLLDGGENIDTFSNVNLPLPFPDALQEFSVETSSLSARYGSHPGAVVNAVTKSGTNQIHGSLFEFVRNGAVNAANAYSHKVDPLKRNQFGGTVGGPILRGKVFGFFGLQETVTRTTPSGYTSYLPTQAVLNGDFSTFDALATNGGCQAKAAVTLKDPNGGTFAGNKIPTSRFNQQALNLVKHLPMPTDPCGKLVYSIPQPQSERQILGRVDTNISARQNIFGHYFSGDYLRPGHYSDSNILLAQVSGVVDHSKSIVMGDTYTISPTIVNSAHLGYTRLAVTRGPAPNGINLASLGVNIPYQPLSNFLSLSVPSYFSVGCGTCSSANLTQNNIQLADDMDIVRGRQHISLGVEWVNHKDVIVFWGLAAGQFGFSNNNTGDALADFMLGLPRSFTQANKQRFDGNQNYFGAYVHDVVQFNKRLTAQLGVRWEPNLWGNERANRMQHFDMAAFNVGTVSNVYPNAPAGLLFPGDKGVGQTFAQNHPWKFEPRAGISWDPTGTGHQIIRAGYGLFYDVLSLGYWEDQTADAPWGYQISLNNPVGGFSNPWAGYPGGSPFPTPQPPSRNVAFPAQGSYITYPSNMRQMYTNQWNLMYEIQPFSNWVFSAGYVGNKTIHVLSGENINASVYAPGSCPTPNDPTSTVCAALRKTSNSRRALYLKNPALGAVYSDINQADDNGIAGYNGLLLKGQHRFSSNYTILANYTYSHCLGNAEFSTDFAFQQTQDPNNLNGERGNCSTDIRHIANISFVGVSPALSNRLANTLVGRWKLSPIVTRHSGTWFTPSSGFDYSLTNINNDRPNLTGNPYQRDVKHLTWLTATGFTPNAWGTFGNVRRNSVRGPGWINVNVALSREFAIREQQRFEFRFEAFNLANHANYNSLSTNLSSSSFGKIQGAADPRILQIAGKFTF
- the bglX gene encoding beta-glucosidase BglX, which produces MIHSTSERLHVPKNLSCRAILLCFSIVAFHGLSTAQLSRLQGGEAAAQEQSKRPNVQLADPKLEARVNELLQKMTLEEKIGQLVQYHADDHVAPPRSPGAGKAANATANLAANPVTHVKVDAFRLAETGMLGSTLNTIGAERTNKLQHAAVEKSRLHIPLLFGADVIHGFRTVYPVPLGLAASFDPDLVSSLSHMAAEEATTAGVRWFYSPMVDISRDARWGRSTEGAGEDPYLGSAMARAYVKGYQGNDLSQPGNVAVSVKHFAAYGAAEAGREYNTTDMSEITLRQVYLQPYKAAVEAGAATLMSAFNSLNGVPSSANPFLLTKILRDEWKFDGFVVSDFTAVMELTHHGIALDAASATSKALTAGVDVDMMSHYYDTELPELVRSGKVPMAVVDEAVRRVLRVKFALGLFEHPYAEGTEVTAAVTEHRPLARKAAEESFVLLKNEKLASGTPVLPLQPSVRRIALIGPLADSASNMGGAWGGAGQHSDVITVKAALEERSQREGRSLIYAKGTEISGDSEADIVAAVEAAKASDVAILALGESNQMSGEAGSRAHLDLPGKQQKLLEAVAATGKPIVLLVFSGRPLVLDWAARNVSAIMAVWFPGVEAGPAIADVLYGDVSPSGKLPMSFPRAVGQEPLYYNQLPTGRPPMDADLSNPPTSNSRFISRYIDVPNDALFAFGHGLSYTQFAYSGVRLSKPGIQLKQVTENGTSPLIIATATISNTGNRRATEVVQCYVRNLGASIEQPVRSLKGFQRVTLNPGESRDVTFNLGFDELAFYNIHSKAVMEPTEYTVWIGGSSLATENAKFTVAP